CGAGAACGGCACCGTCCAGTTCAACGCGATCGCCGGGAGCGCGCCGGACAGCGGTGTCGACGCCCCGACGATGGCGACGATCGTCTTCGAGACGCCGGACGCGCCGACCGACGTCGCGTTCGTCGCCGGGGACTCGCTGGTCTCGACGAGCGAACCCGAAGACGTCACCGACCTCACCCGGAACGGGGTCACGCTCGGCGGCGACGGAAGCGACGGCGGAGACGGCGGTGACGGCGGAGATGGCGGAGACGGCGGTGACGGCGGTGACGGCGGAGATGGCGGCGACGGCGGAGACGGCGGCGACGGCAGTGACGGCGGAGACGGCAGTGACGGCGGAGACGGTAGCGGCGGCAGCGATGGAAGCGACGGCGGCTCCGGCGGCGCGACGCCGCCGAGCGGCGACGACGCGCCCGCGGTGATCGAGGCAGAGGTCACGACCACGGACGGGGGCGCGACCCTGTCCGCGGCGGACGTCGACGCCGGTTCGACCGTCGAGGCGGACCTCGGTGACGCGGTGGGCGACGAGGACGTCACGGTCGACGCCGTGTCGGTCGAGACCGCGGCCGCGGTCGACTCGCTCGACCTCGAGGCGCGCTCCGTCGGCTCCGGCGACCTGCCCGGGGACGCGCCGGCGCTCGACGGCGCCGACGCGGCCTCCTACTTCGAGTTCGCGGCCGACGGCGTCGCGTCCGACGCCGTCGCGAACGCCACGGTCTCGTTCACCGCCGACGCCGACGCGCTCGGCGCGGCGCCCGAGGACGTTCGCCTGTTCCGGCTGGTCGACGGCGAGTGGACAGCCCTGGAGACGACCCACGAAGGCGACGGCGTCTACACGGCCGAGACGCCCGGATTCTCGTACTTCGCCGTCTCACAGGTCGCGGCGGACGCGGACGATGGCTCGGCGGGCGACGACGGCGACTCGGCGGCCGGCGGTGACGACTCGACCGACGGCGACGACGGCTCGG
The sequence above is a segment of the Halorubrum sp. 2020YC2 genome. Coding sequences within it:
- a CDS encoding PGF-CTERM sorting domain-containing protein, with the protein product MTTNTLPERLLACLIVATVALAPLAGGAAALGASADAPGPVSDGADAADLSGASTAVEQTEPAGELTLTTTDEGDDTVTVTLSTTVEDVAGYQAHLTFDSNATAVVNVSGGEGEFDGDPVTNVDNENGTVQFNAIAGSAPDSGVDAPTMATIVFETPDAPTDVAFVAGDSLVSTSEPEDVTDLTRNGVTLGGDGSDGGDGGDGGDGGDGGDGGDGGDGGDGGDGGDGSDGGDGSDGGDGSGGSDGSDGGSGGATPPSGDDAPAVIEAEVTTTDGGATLSAADVDAGSTVEADLGDAVGDEDVTVDAVSVETAAAVDSLDLEARSVGSGDLPGDAPALDGADAASYFEFAADGVASDAVANATVSFTADADALGAAPEDVRLFRLVDGEWTALETTHEGDGVYTAETPGFSYFAVSQVAADADDGSAGDDGDSAAGGDDSTDGDDGSDGSGDADGDGSTSGDSESGDGSGSSSGGDGGPVLEEQTPGFGVLTALIAAVAAALIARRR